One Saccharomyces eubayanus strain FM1318 chromosome VIII, whole genome shotgun sequence genomic window carries:
- the APC5 gene encoding anaphase promoting complex subunit 5, translating into MSDYGPLGITNFITPYDLCILILIHVHCSQDNGIAVPTEVFLRLISPTRPSIEWNPLLKDNSNLRPASAVLPPILPILEHVIRILLDEKNNNKVALTLMGYLEAIDGLDSINRLMMDLEKNCLVNNHRSMKMRTTITRRQITKASFLGTFLSTCLRKYQFGDFEMRETIWMNLESFKSVFKKTSLWLKFKDSIHVQKIKQCLLADTETSTEDQDMMEFFQHFNGSGDVNSKTMNEEVYGTLISIQHLQSIVNWQIMNWLDNIDDGETPYKEQYQLVFGLLNTLSLNDATRFPLVFILKYLKAIKENSYQIALDSLHNYFDYKSTGNSQNYFHISLLCLATFHSSFNECDAAINSFEEATRIARENKDMETLNLIMIWIINFIEVHPEYANRFYITVEQIIKYLKNSSDVEDANIFSNAYKFETLLSIVKESKTIDVSNSLLKFMAISLQNVPSQNIDLFQSLLGYEIKFWKELGYGSISDVYEKFVLQTSSSSLRNHDDYIINREIKTAFKSLEEEDFSKVKQCLLKSESPKLDYEQKTKLKYLKVKYLTRIGDYDQSMQSINQYIKDCCEEVMDSNWRFKFEIESVEVLLLNNVGLRGLPKVMLLIDKYKEIGNPLRCMILLIKLCEILIQVGKSREAKSLVDCNLFGLLEFPLVRGQVNKLLKFFSVEEDRDIQMN; encoded by the coding sequence ATGAGTGATTATGGTCCTTTGGGTATTACTAACTTCATTACCCCGTACGACCTATGTATATTGATCCTTATACATGTACATTGCTCGCAAGATAACGGCATAGCGGTGCCCACAGAAGTCTTTCTTCGATTGATATCACCCACGAGGCCATCAATAGAATGGAACCCTCTACTCAAGGACAATAGTAATCTTCGGCCTGCTTCTGCTGTTCTACCTCCTATACTGCCTATACTGGAACACGTAATAAGGATATTGCTGgatgaaaagaacaataacAAAGTGGCCCTGACACTAATGGGCTATTTAGAAGCCATTGATGGGTTGGATTCAATCAATAGATTGATGATGGATTTAGAGAAGAACTGTTTGGTCAATAATCATAGGTCGATGAAAATGCGtacaacaataacaagaagacaaatTACAAAGGCAAGTTTTTTAGGGACATTTTTATCAACATGTTTACGGAAGTACCAATTTGGAGATTTTGAGATGAGAGAGACAATTTGGATGAATTTGGAGAGTTTCAAATCTGTTTTTAAAAAGACTTCATTGTGGCTGAAATTTAAGGATAGCATTcatgttcaaaaaataaaacagtGTCTTTTGGCCGACACTGAAACTTCTACGGAGGATCAAGATATGATGGAATTCTTTCAGCATTTCAATGGAAGTGGTGATGTCAATTCAAAGACCATGAACGAGGAGGTGTATGGAACTTTAATTTCTATCCAACATTTGCAATCAATCGTTAACTGGCAGATCATGAATTGGTTGGATAATATAGATGATGGTGAAACGCCATATAAAGAGCAATACCAACTGGTTTTCGGTTTATTAAATACGCTTTCGTTAAATGATGCTACAAGATTTCCATTGGTATTCATTCTGAAATATCTGAAGGCTATCAAAGAGAATAGTTACCAAATTGCCTTAGATTCATTGCACAATTATTTCGATTACAAATCAACAGGTAATTCACAAAACTACTTTCATATTTCTCTTCTGTGTCTTGCAACATTCCATTCAAGTTTCAATGAGTGTGATGCAGCCATcaattcttttgaagaagctaCGAGAATTGCgagagaaaataaagacaTGGAAACATTGAACTTGATTATGATTTGGATAATAAACTTTATAGAGGTTCATCCGGAATATGCCAATAGGTTCTATATCACTGTGGAACAGATCATAAAATATCTGAAAAATAGTTCTGATGTAGAAGATGCCAACATTTTCAGTAATGCCTATAAATTTGAAACATTATTATCCATAGTAAAGGAATCCAAGACGATTGACGTTTCCAACtcacttttgaaatttatggCTATATCGCTGCAGAACGTGCCGTCTCAAAACATCgatcttttccaaagtCTGCTTGGGTATGAAATAAAATTCTGGAAAGAACTGGGCTATGGCTCCATATCGGATGtgtatgaaaaatttgttttgcaaacttcttcttcatctttgaGGAATCATGACGATTATATCATAAACCgagaaataaaaacagcATTCAAATCACTTGAGGAGGaggatttttcaaaagtcaAGCAATGTCTTTTGAAATCAGAATCACCTAAACTTGATTACgaacagaaaacaaagctGAAATACTTAAAAGTAAAGTACTTGACACGAATAGGTGATTACGACCAAAGTATGCAATCGATCAACCAGTACATTAAAGATTGTTGTGAGGAGGTCATGGATTCGAATTGGAGGTTCAAATTCGAAATCGAAAGTGTCGaagttttgcttttgaataATGTAGGATTAAGAGGTTTACCGAAGGTAATGCTATTAATCGATAAATACAAAGAGATAGGAAATCCTTTACGGTGCATGATATTGTTGATCAAATTGTGTGAGATTCTCATCCAAGTAGGGAAAAGTAGAGAAGCCAAATCTTTGGTCGACTGTAACTTGTTCGGCCTATTAGAATTCCCACTTGTGAGAGGGCAGGTAAACAAACTACTAAAGTTTTTTAGCGTAGAAGAGGATAGGGACATTCAAATGAATTGA
- the CLP1 gene encoding cleavage polyadenylation factor subunit CLP1, protein MATLPGIDEHTASEELITGDNEWHKLVIPKGSDWQIELKTETKLMIKVNSGIAEIFGTELALEEEYTFQSWKFPVYAVEETELAWKCPDLTTNAISIKHNHTMKYIYNLHFMLEKVRMSSFEGPRVVIVGNSQSGKTSLSRTLCSYALKFNSYQPLYINLDPQQPTFTIPGCISATPISDILDAQLPTWGQSLTSGATLLHNKQPMVKNFGLERINENKDIYLECINQLGQLVGQRLHTDPQSRRSGCIIDTPSIAQLDEGLGELHHMIKKFNANILVALCPETDPLWEKIKKEFGPELGNNNIFFIPSLDGVSSVDDVYKRSLQRLSIREYFYGSLNTALSPYAIGVDYEDVTIWKPSNVFDNEVGKVQLFPVTITPSNLQHAVVAITFAERRADQAAVIKSPILGFALITEVNEKRRKLRILLPVPGRLPNKAMVLTSYRYLE, encoded by the coding sequence ATGGCAACCCTACCTGGTATTGATGAGCACACCGCGTCTGAAGAACTGATAACTGGAGATAATGAATGGCACAAATTGGTTATTCCCAAAGGCAGCGATTGGCAAATCGAGCTTAAAACTGAAACAAAACTGATGATCAAGGTGAACTCAGGCATAGCTGAAATATTTGGCACTGAATTGGCACTAGAAGAGGAATACACCTTCCAGAGCTGGAAGTTTCCCGTATACGCTGTTGAGGAAACAGAACTGGCGTGGAAATGCCCGGACTTAACGACAAATGCGATTTCAATAAAGCATAATCATACtatgaaatatatatataatctGCACTTCATGTTGGAGAAAGTAAGAATGTCCAGTTTTGAGGGCCCTCGAGTGGTGATTGTTGGTAATTCGCAAAGTGGGAAAACCTCCTTATCAAGGACATTATGTTCATACGCGCTGAAATTTAACTCTTATCAGCCTTTATACATCAACCTCGATCCTCAACAGCCTACTTTCACCATACCGGGATGCATATCTGCCACTCCGATATCTGACATACTTGACGCACAGCTGCCCACCTGGGGCCAGAGTCTTACCAGTGGTGCCACACTGCTGCATAATAAGCAGCCGATGGTCAAAAATTTTGGCCTGGAAAGaatcaatgaaaacaaagacatATATCTCGAGTGCATAAACCAATTGGGCCAATTAGTGGGCCAGAGGTTACATACGGATCCACAAAGCAGGAGGTCAGGGTGCATCATTGATACTCCATCAATAGCACAATTGGATGAAGGCTTGGGTGAACTACATCATATGATCAAGAAATTCAACGCCAACATTTTGGTAGCACTATGCCCGGAAACCGATCCTCTATGGgagaaaattaaaaaagagTTTGGTCCAGAATTGGGGAACAATAACATCTTTTTCATTCCCAGCTTAGATGGTGTCTCTTCCGTTGATGATGTATATAAGAGATCCTTGCAGAGATTATCCATAAGAGAGTACTTTTACGGCTCGCTGAATACAGCTCTAAGCCCTTATGCAATTGGCGTAGATTATGAAGACGTCACGATCTGGAAACCTAGTAACGTTTTCGATAATGAGGTTGGGAAGGTGCAGCTGTTCCCTGTAACAATAACCCCAAGCAATCTACAGCACGCAGTCGTAGCTATAACATTCGCGGAAAGAAGAGCAGATCAAGCAGCTGTGATCAAGTCGCCTATTTTAGGATTTGCCTTGATCACAGAAgttaatgaaaagagaCGTAAGCTAAGAATTTTATTACCTGTGCCAGGACGACTCCCCAACAAGGCGATGGTTCTAACCTCGTATAGATACTTAGAATAG
- the TUM1 gene encoding thiosulfate sulfurtransferase, translating to MLLFKLISPKALVELVASKKVNRVIPVDATWYLPIWKLDSKQDFLTKPRIKNSIFFDIDAISDTESPYPHMFPPTQAFNDAMSNLGVQKDDILVVYDRVGNFSAPRCAWTLGVMGHPQVYLLNNFNEYQALNYPLDSTKVTAFSPYPKSRYEATKDLRDEEVVDYNEMLELVKRDELAKKFNFFDARSLGRFEGTAPEPRPDISSGHIPGAQPLPYTELLDPETKVYPEDGETMRAMVEKALKKLQCTLDPTKPTICSCGTGVSGAIIKTGLELAGVPNVRLYDGSWTEWVLKSDPKLIAKNRD from the coding sequence ATGCTTTTGTTTAAGCTTATTTCCCCAAAGGCGCTTGTCGAGTTAGTAGCCAGTAAAAAGGTTAACAGAGTCATTCCGGTGGATGCGACATGGTATCTGCCCATTTGGAAGCTTGATAGTAAGCAGGATTTCCTGACCAAGCCACGTATTAAAAACTCTATCTTTTTCGATATCGATGCAATCAGCGATACCGAGTCGCCCTATCCACATATGTTCCCCCCAACACAGGCTTTTAATGATGCGATGAGTAATTTGGGGGTTCAGAAAGATGATATTTTGGTGGTTTATGACCGAGTTGGCAATTTCAGTGCTCCAAGATGTGCTTGGACATTGGGAGTGATGGGACATCCTCAAGTGTACTTGTTAAACAATTTTAACGAGTACCAAGCGCTCAATTATCCCCTAGACTCTACTAAGGTTACCGCGTTTTCTCCTTATCCAAAGAGCCGCTATGAAGCTACTAAGGACTTGAGGGACGAAGAAGTTGTAGACTATAACGAAATGCTGGAGTTGGTAAAACGTGATGAATTGGCCAAGAAATTCAACTTTTTCGATGCGAGATCCTTAGGCAGATTCGAAGGTACGGCACCGGAACCACGTCCAGACATCTCATCTGGACATATTCCAGGTGCTCAGCCATTACCTTATACTGAACTGCTAGACCCGGAGACCAAAGTGTACCCAGAAGATGGAGAAACCATGCGTGCCATGGTGGAAAaggctttgaaaaaattgcagTGTACTCTGGACCCAACCAAACCAACTATTTGCTCTTGTGGGACCGGTGTGAGTGGAGCCATTATCAAGACAGGTTTGGAATTAGCTGGTGTTCCAAATGTTAGGTTGTACGATGGGTCTTGGACCGAATGGGTCTTAAAGTCTGACCCCAAGCTGATCGCTAAGAACAGAGATTAA
- the TMA16 gene encoding Tma16p, whose amino-acid sequence MPVTKSLSKLQKNLSKKGKSVAVHPKGRKFERLVRATMREDKIAIKKKLHNDKKIHELTRVKFIQDVVNSNTFKDQPIFDHAHTREFIQSFIERDDVELDELRSKRRSNRPPSTRQVQLQQRREQELKEFRGGFLCPDLSDAKNMEFLRNWNGTFGLLNTLRLIRIDDKGKQVLGGNE is encoded by the coding sequence ATGCCAGTTACCAAATCTTTATCTAAGTTGCAAAAGAACCTTTCCAAGAAGGGCAAAAGCGTTGCGGTTCATCCAAAAGGTAGAAAGTTCGAAAGACTGGTCAGGGCCACTATGCGTGAAGATAAGATCGCCATTAAGAAGAAGCTGCACAACGATAAGAAAATCCACGAACTGACTCGGGTCAAGTTCATCCAAGACGTGGTAAACTCCAATACATTCAAGGACCAGCCAATATTCGACCACGCCCACACCAGAGAATTCATTCAAAGTTTTATTGAAAGAGATGATGTAGAATTAGACGAATtaagaagcaaaagaagatcaaaCAGACCACCAAGCACCAGACAGGTGCAGCTACAACAGAGGAGGGAGCAAGAGCTAAAGGAATTCCGTGGAGGGTTTCTCTGTCCCGATTTGAGTGATGCGAAAAACATGGAGTTTCTAAGAAACTGGAATGGTACATTCGGTCTCTTAAATACTTTGAGATTGATAAGAATCGATGACAAGGGTAAACAAGTCTTGGGGGGCAATGAATAA
- the NAT5 gene encoding peptide alpha-N-acetyltransferase subunit NAT5, which translates to MARDICTLDNVYANNLGMLIKLANVTVPDIYEDAFFTELFAEDTSMTKNKKANSKKDVRFTQLAYYSEIPVGGLVAKLVPKKQNELSLKGIQIEFLGVLPNYRDKSIGSKLLKFAEDKCSECHQHNVFVYIPALDNSAKEWFIAHGFEQHGDVFNNFIKRVNGGEQDAILLKKHIS; encoded by the coding sequence ATGGCCCGTGATATATGTACCTTGGACAATGTTTATGCCAACAATCTGGGTATGCTGATTAAATTGGCTAATGTAACAGTTCCAGATATATACGAGGATGCATTTTTCACTGAGTTATTCGCAGAAGATACCTCaatgacaaaaaataaaaaggcaaactcaaaaaaagaCGTACGTTTCACACAGCTGGCTTATTACAGTGAAATCCCAGTTGGTGGTCTGGTGGCTAAGCTAGTTCCTAAGAAACAAAACGAGCTATCTTTAAAGGGTATTCAAATTGAGTTTTTGGGTGTGTTGCCTAATTACAGAGATAAATCCATTGGCTCTAAATTATTGAAGTTCGCAGAAGACAAGTGCTCGGAATGTCATCAACACAATGTGTTCGTTTATATACCGGCACTAGATAACTCTGCCAAGGAATGGTTCATAGCTCATGGATTCGAACAACATGGCGACGTTTTTAACAATTTCATAAAACGTGTAAATGGCGGCGAGCAAGATGCCattctattgaaaaagcatATTTCTTAA
- the SEC63 gene encoding protein-transporting protein SEC63: protein MPTNYEYDEASETWPSFVLTGILMVVGPMTLLQIYQILFGSNAEAVGSGDAKEFNDEVLTKLNDEYTSNEIKQFRKKFDKNSSKKSKIWNKRNILIIVGWVLVAVLLQRINSNDAIKDAAIKLFDPYEILGISSSASDRDIKSAYRKLSVKFHPDKLAKGLTTDEKDVMEETYVQITKAYESLTDELVRQNYLKYGHPDGPQSTSHGIALPRFLVDGSASPLLVVCYFALLGLILPYFVSRWWARTQSYTKKGIHNVTASNFVSNLVNYKPSEIVTLDLILHWLSFANEFKQFYPDLQPEDFEQLLHDHINRKDSGKLNEAKFRIVAKCHSLLHGLIDIACGFRNLDIALGAINTFKCIVQAVPLTPNAQILQLPNVDKEHFSNESKDVHTLGKLFTLEDSKIGDLLGIKDQAKLNETLRVASHIPNLKIIKADFLVPGENQVTPLSTPYICLKVLVRSAKQPLLPTNLIPEDKLVESQDFESQRDPFAIMSKQPLVPFSFAPLFPTKRRCNWCCLVSSQKDGKLLQTPIIVEKLSYKNLNDDKDFFDKRIKLDLTKDDKFNINDWEIGTIKIPLGQPAPETVGDFFFRVIVKSTDYFTTDLDITMNMKVRDLPAVEEQVDIYSEEDDDYSSDEDESGSDEDESDASDYTDIDTDTEAEEDESTE, encoded by the coding sequence ATGCCCACAAATTACGAGTACGATGAAGCCAGTGAGACGTGGCCGTCATTTGTCTTAACAGGGATCTTAATGGTTGTCGGACCCATGACACTGCTTCAAATATaccaaattctttttgggTCCAACGCTGAAGCAGTGGGTTCAGGGGACGCGAAAGAATTCAATGACGAAGTCTTGACTAAGCTGAATGACGAATACACCAGTAACGAAATCAAACAATTcaggaaaaaatttgacaAGAATAGTAGTAAGAAGTCCAAAATATGGAACAAGAGGAATATCTTAATCATCGTTGGCTGGGTCTTGGTTGCAGTACTTCTGCAAAGGATTAACAGTAACGATGCAATCAAAGACGCAGCTATAAAGCTATTCGATCCTTACGAAATCTTGGGTATATCCTCTAGTGCCTCTGACAGAGACATTAAGTCGGCTTACAGAAAACTATCTGTCAAATTCCACCCAGATAAACTAGCTAAAGGTTTGACAACTGATGAAAAGGACGTGATGGAGGAAACTTATGTACAAATTACGAAGGCTTATGAATCCCTTACTGATGAATTGGTTAGGCAAAACTATCTGAAGTACGGCCATCCAGATGGTCCACAATCGACTTCTCACGGTATTGCTTTACCAAGGTTCTTGGTGGATGGAAGTGCATCTCCCTTGCTAGTCGTCTGTTATTTCGCACTACTAGGTTTAATCTTACCATATTTCGTTAGTAGGTGGTGGGCAAGAACTCAATCTTATACCAAAAAGGGAATTCATAACGTGACTGCTTCTAATTTCGTTAGTAACCTAGTCAATTATAAACCATCTGAAATCGTCACTCTGGATTTAATCTTGCATTGGTTATCCTTTGCTAATGAATTTAAACAATTTTACCCAGATTTACAACCAGAAGATTTTGAACAACTACTACACGACCACATCAACCGTAAAGATAGTGGTAAACTCAATGAAGCCAAATTCAGAATAGTGGCCAAATGCCACTCTTTACTACATGGTTTGATAGATATTGCTTGTGGATTTAGAAATTTGGATATTGCGTTGGGTGCCATCAATACTTTCAAATGTATTGTTCAAGCTGTACCATTAACTCCAAACGCTCAAATCCTTCAACTGCCCAATGTTGATAAAGAACATTTCAGTAACGAATCGAAGGATGTTCATACACTGGGTAAACTGTTTACTTTAGAAGATTCCAAAATTGGTGATCTTCTTGGTATAAAAGATCAAGCAAAATTAAACGAAACTCTAAGAGTTGCGTCGCATATTCCAAACttgaaaatcatcaaaGCGGATTTCCTTGTCCCCGGTGAGAATCAGGTAACTCCATTATCTACCCCATATATTTGCCTAAAAGTACTAGTTCGTTCTGCAAAGCAACCGTTATTACCAACCAATTTGATTCCTGAAGACAAATTAGTGGAATCGCAGGATTTTGAATCCCAAAGAGATCCGTTTGCTATTATGAGTAAACAACCATTGGttccattttcatttgCGCCTCTTTTCCCCACAAAGAGACGTTGTAATTGGTGCTGTCTGGTAAGTTCTCAAAAAGATGGTAAATTGCTCCAAACACCAATCATTGTCGAAAAATTATCTTATAAAAACTTaaatgatgataaagatttctttgacaaaagaataaaattaGACTTGACCAAAGATGACAAATTCAATATAAATGACTGGGAAATTGGAACTATTAAGATTCCATTAGGTCAACCCGCACCCGAAACTGTCggtgatttctttttcagagTCATTGTTAAGTCTACGGATTATTTTACCACGGATTTGGACATAACCATGAACATGAAGGTTCGTGATTTACCAGCTGTGGAAGAACAAGTAGACATCTATTCTGAGGAAGACGACGACTACTCTAGTGATGAGGATGAAAGTGGAAGTGATGAGGATGAAAGTGATGCTAGTGATTATACCGATATCGACACTGATACCGAGGCTGAAGAGGATGAATCTACCGAATAG
- the OSW1 gene encoding Osw1p — translation MRAPPSPRKSRSGYLLYFYFRLRQCFSCQRLKRRWHIHKLHVRQYSTRWNLSPLSGIQIEDMINEPSGLCPGSAKKKPLLIARFPKGCQESPRVYVLQRNNLSRLKLSKRKYALRFYYNDFFGKGFNKNPEFINESHQHCAETVRKIKKATAKHADVKIIYHDKNTIRSYRLSSKNDKNLIVHDVLEEEKEEEDSSSLYIRFGDDHSLRVKDYHSLHKHSQKIPSQRRNNAVGGKPKLLEKLFEEEPLKNNNNTVKKSGVVMNQGFRDSPLISFSHIIQQ, via the coding sequence ATGAGAGCACCCCCATCACCAAGAAAATCCAGGTCTGGTTACTTACTTTACTTCTACTTCCGACTGCGTCAATGTTTTAGCTGCCAGAGATTGAAGAGAAGGTGGCACATTCACAAATTGCACGTCCGTCAGTACAGTACTCGCTGGAACTTGAGTCCTCTTTCGGGAATACAGATTGAAGACATGATAAACGAGCCTTCTGGCTTGTGTCCTGGAAGCgccaaaaagaaaccacTGCTGATAGCAAGGTTCCCAAAGGGCTGTCAGGAATCACCAAGGGTATACGTATTACAAAGAAATAACTTGTCTCGTTTAAAGTTAAGCAAAAGGAAATATGCCTTAAGGTTTTATTacaatgatttttttggtaagGGCTTTAACAAAAACCCTGAGTTTATAAATGAGAGCCATCAACACTGTGCAGAAACCGTTagaaagatcaagaaagcCACAGCAAAGCATGCGGATGTAAAAATAATTTATCATGACAAAAACACGATAAGGAGCTACAGATTGAGCAGTAAGAATGACAAGAATCTAATTGTCCACGATGtccttgaagaagaaaaggaagaagaagactcTTCCTCATTGTATATCAGATTCGGTGATGACCATTCACTAAGAGTCAAAGACTACCACTCCTTACACAAGCACTCTCAGAAGATTCCATCGCAGCGCCGAAACAACGCTGTAGGAGGAAAGCCCAAGTTGctggaaaaactttttgaagaagaaccattaaaaaataataacaacacGGTGAAGAAAAGTGGTGTGGTTATGAATCAAGGATTTCGAGATTCTCCCCTTATCTCCTTCTCACACATTATTCaacaataa
- the TRE2 gene encoding putative zinc metalloprotease encodes MRSNYQPVANTDADHENTIPTASSSHTLLLNQDFDDFQANSNNHNNTDTNTTPPPEPPSYEFDIEDPRNDLHKRSHLQRVSIGFQERILEPLVENIIHPFFQILKFIQDKADYYLSKVGNPFILRRLFYIVLMSFVAYYILSSGYLPNEKASGSKGMFSQHDILFQYAKKSVDLAKFERDLEYISSMPHGSGTKGDVAIAQYIQDSFENNGLKLVKKMEYMAYANYPGNVSISYYDDKHEKHDLKLSRENFNPLSSNGKLSKMSLIYGDKGTTSDLQTLKDSNIIENGKDYILLLQYDEIVSQQVLIAQRFGAKGIIFISESYGENIDIVQPKSVGLPQYSTGDALTPGWFGSVLDEIDAKDSKSLAHIPTVPISSRQGQELLSLLSSDGITFGGGNEEHRNSGKIGDLIVDLDLETNVRERHSVCDIIGKIEGREQTDKAVIIAASRNTINSGAAYPSFGTSALLSVLQLFQELKYKYDWKPLRNIYFISFGGSELNYAGSSELIEQKLTPLKDEVYSFIDISQLSIPFSTETDNGNTRGILNIETHPLLSKFFKNKEGHLNFDVSVENVQHYGDWTPFLANGIPVSVLSSGLTKNRSLPVGTSEDTFEHFKKYLEDEQNQESISDLLVYILHITAKLVDDPLLHFDITSYVDDIDERLQKLEQAYPGKLDYNSVIKGLLFWKKIGNEWTSWTQGWENIVWSHGDGIEPSLLSIHRWTWNKKLTNIGRRTCSPAGLPNRSFYKNILFGPTLMQEASSGSNEGVDFWSFPGIKDAIHDDNWKRAQEQVDLIGNVLHQSAALFVEETNDIGYK; translated from the coding sequence AGAGGATCCTCGTAACGACCTTCACAAAAGATCGCACTTGCAAAGAGTTTCCATCGGATTTCAAGAGCGAATCCTGGAACCCTTAGTAGAGAATATCATACATccatttttccaaatcttaAAATTCATTCAAGACAAAGCGGATTATTATCTGAGTAAAGTCGGAAACCCCTTCATACTTCGAAGATTATTTTACATCGTTCTAATGTCATTTGTTGCATATTACATTTTGTCAAGTGGCTACTTGCCCAACGAAAAGGCCTCCGGTTCAAAAGGAATGTTTTCTCAACACGATATACTATTCCAATATGCCAAGAAATCTGTGGACCTGgctaaatttgaaagagacTTAGAATATATCAGTAGTATGCCCCACGGGTCTGGAACAAAAGGTGATGTGGCGATTGCTCAATATATCCAGGATTCCTTTGAGAATAATGGATTAAAATTggttaaaaaaatggaatatATGGCTTACGCTAATTATCCAGGCAATGTATCGATTTCTTACTATGATGACAAACATGAAAAACATGATTTAAAATTATCCAGAGAAAACTTCAATCCCTTGAGCTCCAACGGGAAACTGTCCAAAATGAGTCTAATTTACGGAGACAAAGGTACCACAAGTGATTTGCAGACATTAAAAGACTCAAACATCatagaaaatggaaaagattaTATACTCCTGTTGCAATATGACGAAATAGTAAGCCAGCAGGTATTAATAGCCCAGAGATTTGGCGCTAAAGGTATAATATTCATATCTGAATCATATGGTGAGAATATAGACATTGTCCAACCAAAGTCTGTAGGCCTACCACAATACTCTACAGGAGATGCGTTAACACCTGGTTGGTTTGGCTCTGTTTTGGACGAAATAGACGCCAAGGACTCAAAAAGTTTAGCTCATATTCCCACAGTGCCGATATCCAGTAGGCAAGGGCAAGAACTACTGTCTCTTTTATCTTCCGATGGAATAACTTTCGGTGGTGGTAACGAGGAACATAGAAATAGTGGGAAAATCGGTGATTTAATTGTTGATTTAGATTTGGAGACAAATGTAAGAGAAAGGCACTCCGTTTGTGATATCATTGGTAAGATTGAAGGTAGGGAGCAAACAGATAAAGCTGTTATTATTGCCGCATCTAGAAACACCATCAATTCTGGAGCTGCTTACCCCAGCTTTGGTACGTCTGCGCTATTATCCGTATTACAGCTATTTCAAGAACTAAAGTATAAGTATGATTGGAAACCCTTAAGAAACATTTACTTCATTTCATTCGGTGGTTCGGAATTAAACTACGCTGGGTCTTCTGAGCTCATTGAACAAAAGCTGACACCATTAAAAGATGAAGTTTACTCTTTCATCGATATTAGTCAGTTAAGCATACCTTTCAGTACGGAAACTGATAACGGTAACACCAGAGGAATATTGAACATTGAGACACATCCTTTATTAAgtaagtttttcaaaaacaaggAGGGGCATCTAAATTTTGATGTATCTGTTGAAAACGTACAACATTATGGTGACTGGACTCCCTTCCTGGCGAATGGTATTCCTGTATCCGTACTATCTTCTGGTCTCACAAAAAACCGTTCGTTGCCAGTTGGAACTTCGGAAGATACCTTTGAGCACTTCAAAAAGTATTTGGAAGATGAACAGAACCAAGAATCGATCAGTGATTTGTTAGTATATATACTACACATTACAGCGAAACTGGTTGACGACCCATTATTACACTTTGACATAACGAGTTATGTTGACGACATTGATGAACGACTACAAAAGCTGGAGCAAGCATATCCCGGGAAACTAGACTACAACTCAGTGATTAAAGGTTTGTTgttctggaaaaaaattggtaACGAATGGACTTCATGGACTCAAGGTTGGGAAAACATAGTCTGGTCACACGGTGATGGCATAGAGCCTTCTTTACTTTCAATTCACAGATGGACATGGAATAAGAAATTGACCAATATTGGTAGAAGGACGTGCTCTCCTGCAGGTCTGCCAAATAGATCATTTTACaaaaacattttatttGGGCCAACACTAATGCAGGAAGCCAGCTCTGGTAGCAACGAGGGTGTGGACTTTTGGAGTTTTCCTGGCATAAAGGATGCCATTCATGATGACAATTGGAAGAGGGCGCAAGAGCAGGTTGACCTCATCGGTAACGTGCTACATCAGTCAGCTGCATTATTCGTAGAGGAGACTAATGACATCGGTTATAAATAA